In Microbacterium sp. 1.5R, the following are encoded in one genomic region:
- a CDS encoding sensor histidine kinase, with product MSTTTTRPRFATRTLLLHLATVALVVVMCTGVYLLLAVQQLRTEAESTALGIARTLAEDPQVRDEVARISAAEEAPDPDELRKGELARLAADVSDRTGALFVVIADEDGIRLAHPTSSRIGQMVSTPFEEVLAGNEVVDWQTGTLGESARAKVPVLDDAGIPVGEVSVGFERTGVFDDLPPLLAVIGITAAGALALALLAFLLLRRRWERLTLGVQPEELVALVQNQTAVLNGVDDGVLAVDTAGIVRVSNDAADRMLGLDAAVGRPLAELSLPTAVVETATGAPTTSSTVVDNRVLYIDSRPVIRDGRPLGHVLIIRDRTDLIALTERLETVQAVTAALRVQRHEFANRMHVVAGLIDAARIDDARGFLDELVERGSVAFPVAGLDLLSDPFLHSFLGAKGIEAGERGVSLRVADESQLIGSVAEPEDVAAVVGNLVDNAVTAAVAGARTPRWVEVAVLGDGDALVVTVADSGPGLAGIDPMAPSQPRDDDTDRVHGRGLGIPLARDIARRRGGDLWIIDAGGEEHGAVFAARLGGAVTDTSTTEENR from the coding sequence GTGTCGACGACGACGACGCGACCTCGGTTCGCGACCCGCACGCTGCTGCTGCATCTCGCCACGGTCGCCCTTGTCGTCGTGATGTGCACCGGCGTGTACCTCCTTCTCGCCGTGCAGCAGCTTCGCACCGAAGCCGAGTCCACCGCCCTCGGCATCGCCCGGACCCTCGCCGAGGACCCGCAGGTCCGCGACGAGGTCGCACGAATCTCGGCCGCCGAAGAGGCGCCGGACCCGGACGAGCTCAGGAAGGGCGAGCTCGCGCGCCTTGCAGCGGACGTCTCTGACCGCACCGGTGCACTGTTCGTCGTCATCGCCGATGAGGACGGCATCCGCCTCGCCCATCCGACCAGTTCACGCATCGGCCAGATGGTGAGCACACCCTTCGAGGAGGTGCTCGCCGGGAACGAGGTGGTCGACTGGCAGACCGGAACCCTCGGCGAGTCGGCTCGCGCCAAGGTCCCCGTGCTCGACGATGCGGGGATCCCCGTCGGCGAGGTCAGCGTCGGATTCGAGCGCACAGGCGTCTTCGATGACCTGCCTCCGCTGCTCGCGGTGATCGGCATTACCGCCGCCGGTGCCCTGGCGCTGGCTCTCCTCGCGTTCCTGCTGCTGCGCCGTCGCTGGGAGCGCCTGACGCTCGGCGTGCAGCCCGAGGAGCTCGTGGCGCTCGTGCAGAACCAGACAGCAGTGCTGAATGGCGTGGATGACGGCGTCCTGGCCGTCGACACGGCAGGGATCGTGCGGGTGAGCAATGATGCGGCCGATCGGATGCTCGGTCTCGACGCCGCTGTGGGACGACCGCTGGCGGAGCTCTCGCTGCCGACCGCCGTCGTCGAGACCGCGACGGGAGCGCCCACGACGTCGAGCACCGTCGTGGACAACCGCGTGCTCTACATCGATTCCCGTCCGGTGATCCGCGACGGCAGGCCGCTCGGACATGTGCTGATCATCCGTGACCGTACCGACCTCATCGCTCTGACGGAGCGACTGGAGACCGTGCAAGCCGTGACCGCCGCCCTGCGCGTGCAGCGTCACGAGTTCGCGAACCGGATGCACGTGGTCGCGGGGCTCATCGACGCAGCCAGGATCGACGATGCTCGGGGATTCCTCGATGAGCTCGTCGAGCGCGGCTCGGTCGCATTCCCCGTCGCCGGGCTCGACCTGCTCAGCGACCCGTTCCTGCACTCTTTCCTGGGCGCCAAGGGGATCGAGGCCGGTGAACGCGGCGTCTCCCTGCGCGTCGCGGACGAGAGCCAGCTGATCGGCAGCGTGGCAGAACCGGAGGACGTCGCCGCCGTCGTGGGCAACCTCGTCGACAACGCGGTGACCGCCGCCGTCGCCGGAGCGCGGACTCCCCGCTGGGTCGAGGTCGCGGTGCTCGGAGACGGCGACGCGCTCGTCGTCACGGTCGCAGACTCGGGACCGGGCCTCGCGGGGATCGACCCGATGGCTCCGAGTCAGCCGCGCGACGACGACACAGACCGCGTGCACGGCCGCGGGCTCGGCATCCCGTTGGCTCGAGACATCGCGCGACGCCGCGGCGGCGATCTCTGGATCATCGACGCAGGAGGCGAGGAGCACGGTGCCGTGTTCGCCGCTCGACTCGGTGGCGCCGTCACCGACACATCGACGACTGAGGAGAACCGATGA
- the cysK gene encoding cysteine synthase A: MPGIHSDITSAFGNTPLVRLNRVTEGLGATVLAKLEFYNPASSVKDRLGIAIVDAAEASGELKPGGTIVEATSGNTGIALAMVGAARGYKVILTMPASMSKERRLLLKAFGAELILTDPTKGMTNAIAEAEAIAARTPGAILAKQFANEANPAIHRRTTAEEILRDTEGSVDYLVAGIGTGGTITGVGQVLKERVPGVKIVAVEPKDSPILTEGHPGPHKIQGIGPNFVPPILDRDVLDEVIDVTFDDAIRVARETASREGILVGMSSGAAIWAALQVAQRPEAAGKTIVVIIPSFGERYLSTALYEDLREA, translated from the coding sequence ATGCCCGGTATCCACTCCGACATCACCTCCGCTTTCGGCAACACTCCCCTGGTTCGTCTGAACCGGGTCACCGAGGGCCTCGGCGCGACAGTTCTCGCCAAGCTCGAGTTCTACAACCCGGCCTCGAGCGTCAAAGACCGGCTCGGCATCGCCATCGTCGACGCTGCGGAGGCCTCGGGCGAGCTGAAGCCCGGAGGCACGATCGTGGAGGCGACCAGCGGCAACACCGGTATCGCGCTGGCGATGGTCGGCGCCGCACGTGGGTACAAGGTGATCCTCACGATGCCCGCGTCGATGTCCAAGGAGCGGCGCCTCCTTCTCAAGGCGTTCGGCGCCGAACTCATCCTCACGGACCCCACGAAGGGCATGACGAACGCGATCGCCGAGGCGGAGGCGATCGCCGCCCGCACTCCGGGTGCCATTCTCGCGAAGCAGTTCGCCAACGAGGCGAACCCCGCGATCCACCGCCGCACGACGGCCGAGGAGATCCTCCGCGACACGGAGGGCTCCGTCGACTACCTCGTCGCCGGCATCGGCACGGGCGGAACCATCACGGGCGTCGGTCAGGTCCTGAAGGAGCGCGTCCCCGGCGTGAAGATCGTCGCCGTCGAACCCAAGGATTCGCCCATCCTCACCGAGGGACACCCCGGGCCGCATAAGATCCAGGGCATCGGACCGAACTTCGTGCCTCCCATCCTCGATCGTGATGTTCTCGACGAGGTCATCGACGTCACGTTCGACGATGCCATCCGTGTCGCGCGCGAGACCGCGAGCCGCGAGGGCATCCTCGTGGGCATGTCGAGCGGAGCCGCGATCTGGGCCGCTCTGCAGGTCGCCCAGCGCCCGGAGGCTGCGGGGAAGACGATCGTCGTCATCATCCCCTCGTTCGGCGAGCGTTACCTCTCGACCGCGCTCTACGAGGATCTGCGCGAGGCCTGA
- the epsC gene encoding serine O-acetyltransferase EpsC gives MDMIGRMREDIAAARLRDPAARSSAEVALLYPGMHAIWAHRVSHALWRRRLRLLARATSQVSRWLTGIEIHPGARIGRRFFIDHGMGVVIGETAEVGDDVMLYHGVTLGGRTRDSGKRHPTLGDGVAVGAGAKILGPITIGEGSVVGANAVVTRDAPADSILVGVPAKPRARVMGEDTRAVLTAPDYSI, from the coding sequence ATGGACATGATCGGCCGAATGCGCGAGGACATCGCGGCAGCCCGACTTCGCGACCCCGCCGCGCGCAGCAGCGCCGAGGTGGCACTGCTGTATCCGGGGATGCACGCGATCTGGGCGCATCGGGTCTCGCACGCGCTGTGGCGCCGCCGGCTGCGGCTGCTCGCCCGTGCGACATCACAGGTGTCGCGATGGCTCACCGGGATCGAGATCCACCCCGGCGCGCGGATCGGTCGACGCTTCTTCATCGACCATGGCATGGGCGTGGTCATCGGCGAGACGGCAGAGGTCGGCGACGATGTGATGCTGTATCACGGGGTCACTCTCGGCGGCCGCACGCGTGACTCAGGCAAGCGGCATCCGACGCTCGGCGACGGCGTGGCCGTGGGAGCAGGCGCGAAGATCCTCGGACCGATCACGATCGGCGAGGGCTCCGTGGTCGGAGCGAATGCCGTGGTCACGCGCGACGCCCCGGCGGACAGCATCCTCGTCGGTGTGCCCGCCAAGCCCCGTGCACGGGTCATGGGCGAGGACACCCGAGCGGTGCTCACCGCACCCGACTACTCGATCTGA
- a CDS encoding L-threonylcarbamoyladenylate synthase, with amino-acid sequence MSSIFDCGDEAQLLAGMRHARQAIARGELIVMPTDTVYGVAADAFSPAAVQRLLDAKGRGRNQPPPVLIGTKETLHALAESVPEPVQRLVDAFWPGGLTIVLPAQPSLVWDLGDTEGTVAVRMPEGRVALELLAETGPLAVSSANLTGRESAISAFDAERMLGDSVSVYLADGVSRDGVASTIVDATSLVPRGAEPAAGGVRILRAGAVSRERLEEVLGDLLEPEAPSPESDGDS; translated from the coding sequence ATGTCCTCCATCTTCGATTGCGGCGACGAGGCCCAGCTCCTCGCCGGCATGCGCCACGCCCGCCAGGCCATCGCCCGCGGCGAACTCATCGTCATGCCCACCGACACGGTCTACGGCGTCGCCGCCGACGCGTTCTCTCCCGCTGCCGTACAGCGCCTCCTCGACGCCAAAGGGCGAGGGCGCAATCAGCCGCCTCCCGTGCTTATCGGCACGAAGGAGACGCTGCACGCGCTGGCGGAGTCCGTTCCCGAGCCCGTCCAGCGACTCGTCGACGCCTTCTGGCCCGGCGGCCTGACCATCGTTCTCCCCGCTCAGCCCTCTCTCGTCTGGGACCTGGGCGACACGGAGGGGACCGTCGCCGTCAGAATGCCCGAGGGGCGCGTCGCGCTGGAGCTCCTGGCGGAGACCGGACCGCTGGCCGTCTCCAGCGCGAACCTCACCGGCCGTGAGTCGGCGATCTCCGCGTTCGATGCCGAGCGGATGCTCGGAGACAGCGTGTCGGTGTATCTCGCAGACGGCGTCAGTCGCGACGGGGTCGCGTCGACGATCGTCGACGCGACCTCCCTGGTTCCCCGCGGCGCAGAGCCCGCCGCCGGTGGTGTTCGCATCCTCAGAGCCGGCGCCGTCAGCCGCGAACGGCTGGAGGAGGTGCTCGGCGACCTGCTCGAACCCGAGGCGCCGTCGCCGGAATCGGACGGGGATTCGTGA
- the prfA gene encoding peptide chain release factor 1 translates to MFESVQTLIDEHRRVQEELSDPAVHADAARAKRVNRRYAELSRIVAAYEAWAAASDDLDAARELAREDEAFAAEIPTLEEGVQSSQEKLRRLLIPRDPDDARDVIMEIKAGEGGAESALFAADLLRMYIQYAASKGWKTELLERNESDLGGYKDVQVAIKGSSSDPAQGVWAHLKYEGGVHRVQRVPATESQGRIHTSTTGVLVFPEVDEPDEIAINQNDLKIDVFRSSGPGGQSVNTTDSAVRITHVPSGIVVSMQNEKSQLQNREAAMRVLRARLLAKQQEELDAAASDARKSQIRGMDRSERIRTYNFPENRIADHRTGFKAYNLDQVMDGALEPIIESAIQADEEARLAAVGSDS, encoded by the coding sequence GTGTTCGAGTCCGTCCAGACTCTGATCGACGAGCATCGCCGGGTGCAGGAGGAGCTCTCCGACCCGGCGGTGCACGCCGATGCTGCTCGGGCGAAGCGCGTCAACCGTCGCTACGCCGAGCTGTCGCGGATCGTCGCCGCCTATGAGGCGTGGGCGGCGGCATCCGATGACCTCGACGCCGCGAGGGAGCTCGCCCGCGAGGACGAGGCGTTCGCCGCTGAGATCCCGACCCTCGAAGAGGGGGTGCAGTCATCGCAGGAGAAGCTGCGCCGACTGCTCATCCCACGCGATCCCGATGACGCGCGCGACGTCATCATGGAGATCAAGGCGGGGGAGGGCGGCGCCGAGTCGGCGCTGTTCGCCGCGGATCTGCTGCGCATGTACATCCAGTACGCAGCCTCCAAGGGCTGGAAGACCGAGCTCCTCGAGCGCAACGAATCCGATCTCGGCGGCTACAAGGACGTCCAGGTCGCGATCAAGGGATCGTCCTCGGACCCCGCCCAGGGCGTCTGGGCGCACCTGAAGTACGAAGGCGGCGTGCACCGCGTGCAGCGCGTGCCCGCGACCGAGTCGCAGGGGCGCATCCACACCTCGACCACCGGAGTGCTGGTGTTCCCCGAGGTCGACGAGCCCGACGAGATCGCGATCAATCAGAACGACCTGAAGATCGATGTCTTCCGGTCCTCGGGCCCGGGCGGTCAGTCCGTCAACACGACCGACTCGGCCGTGCGCATCACACACGTGCCCAGTGGAATCGTCGTGTCGATGCAGAACGAGAAGTCGCAGCTGCAGAACCGTGAGGCCGCGATGCGCGTGCTCCGGGCGCGACTGCTGGCGAAGCAGCAGGAGGAGCTGGATGCCGCGGCATCCGATGCACGCAAGTCGCAGATCCGCGGCATGGATCGGTCCGAGCGCATCCGCACCTACAACTTCCCCGAGAATCGCATCGCCGACCACCGCACGGGATTCAAGGCCTACAACCTCGATCAGGTGATGGACGGCGCTCTCGAGCCGATCATCGAGAGTGCGATCCAGGCCGACGAAGAGGCTCGACTCGCCGCGGTGGGCTCCGACTCCTGA
- a CDS encoding CitMHS family transporter — MLDALTGLSTAAEEAPTYDLAFVPPEWVLVLLGFTMVLAFMTLIMTKRLTPMVALILVPTVFGLFAGAGLGMGDMILDSIATMAPTAALLMFAIMFFGIMIDVGLFDPLIRVITRVLGDDPAKVVLGTAILAGAVSLDGDGSTTFIITTSAMLPIYLRLGMSPVVLTCVAGLMNGTLNIVPWGGPTVRAATALGLQPTDIFVPMLPALGVGIVVTLGFAWMLGLGERRRLGRLDSEGLLTGSDGGALSTVPKIFRGAGPKPGARAALRTGNIVVVAGGRGPVAAASVDPADTAMADTMLDPARPTLRPRLIWFNLALTVAVMVLLVLDIMPLPYVFMVGAAVALLVNFRGIKEQASEIVAHAPSIVGVVSMVIAAGVLVGVLTGTGMVDAMATWITDVLPPALGPFLAPITGVLSIPFTFFMSNDAFYFGILPVLSQSAATFGIDPVEMARASIIGQPVHLQSPLVPAILLLVSLASVNLGDHHRKVLWRAVIVSLVMLAVGILSGAIPFFVTQ, encoded by the coding sequence ATGCTCGATGCACTCACCGGCCTGTCCACGGCCGCAGAAGAGGCGCCGACCTACGACCTCGCGTTCGTGCCGCCCGAATGGGTTCTGGTCCTCCTGGGATTCACCATGGTGCTGGCCTTCATGACGCTGATCATGACGAAGCGACTGACGCCCATGGTGGCGCTGATCCTCGTGCCGACCGTGTTCGGGCTGTTCGCCGGTGCGGGGCTCGGCATGGGCGACATGATCCTCGATTCGATCGCCACGATGGCCCCGACCGCAGCGCTGCTGATGTTCGCGATCATGTTCTTCGGCATCATGATCGACGTCGGCCTGTTCGATCCGCTGATCCGGGTGATCACGCGTGTTCTCGGTGATGACCCGGCGAAGGTCGTGCTGGGAACCGCGATCCTCGCGGGAGCCGTCTCGCTCGACGGCGACGGCTCGACGACGTTCATCATCACGACGTCGGCGATGCTGCCGATCTACCTCCGTCTCGGCATGAGTCCGGTCGTCCTCACGTGCGTCGCCGGCTTGATGAACGGCACTCTGAACATCGTTCCCTGGGGCGGGCCGACGGTGCGCGCGGCGACCGCTCTGGGACTGCAGCCGACGGACATCTTCGTCCCCATGCTGCCGGCTCTCGGCGTCGGCATCGTCGTGACGCTGGGCTTCGCCTGGATGCTCGGGCTGGGGGAGCGCCGCCGACTCGGGCGCCTCGACTCCGAAGGGCTGCTCACGGGTTCCGACGGCGGTGCTCTGTCTACAGTGCCGAAGATCTTCCGCGGTGCCGGACCGAAGCCCGGCGCCCGTGCAGCGCTCCGCACCGGCAACATCGTCGTCGTCGCCGGTGGGCGAGGGCCCGTCGCCGCGGCCAGCGTCGACCCGGCCGACACCGCCATGGCGGACACCATGCTCGACCCCGCGCGCCCGACGCTGAGGCCGCGACTGATCTGGTTCAACCTCGCGCTCACCGTCGCCGTCATGGTGCTGCTCGTTCTCGACATCATGCCGCTCCCGTATGTGTTCATGGTCGGTGCCGCCGTCGCGCTGCTGGTCAACTTCCGAGGGATCAAGGAACAGGCGTCCGAGATCGTGGCCCATGCGCCCAGCATCGTCGGTGTCGTCTCGATGGTGATCGCGGCCGGAGTCCTGGTCGGCGTCCTGACCGGCACCGGGATGGTCGATGCGATGGCGACCTGGATCACCGACGTGCTTCCGCCTGCGCTCGGCCCCTTCCTCGCACCCATCACCGGTGTTCTGTCGATCCCGTTCACGTTCTTCATGTCGAACGACGCCTTCTACTTCGGCATCCTGCCGGTGCTGTCGCAGAGCGCGGCGACGTTCGGCATCGACCCCGTCGAGATGGCGAGGGCATCGATCATCGGTCAGCCGGTCCACCTGCAGAGCCCGCTCGTGCCGGCGATCCTGCTGCTCGTCTCGCTCGCCAGCGTCAACCTGGGCGATCACCACAGGAAGGTGCTGTGGCGCGCGGTGATCGTGTCGCTCGTGATGCTCGCCGTCGGCATCCTGTCGGGCGCGATCCCCTTCTTCGTCACCCAGTGA
- the prmC gene encoding peptide chain release factor N(5)-glutamine methyltransferase — protein sequence MSDLSLASAVHAAARQLADAGVTDPLVDAELLAGHVLGARRGEVQASIIRGDAVEEADAEALRALVARRASREPLQHITGTAPFRHLELAVGPGVFVPRPETETVVQYAIDALLGSALPDPIGIDLGTGSGAIALAMATEVPHARIFAAELSPDAYPWAARNTAGVANLTLVNDDLAHAFAELDGTASVVISNPPYVPDAAVPRDPEVRLFDPSMALYGGEDGLDIVRVLSVRALELLHPGGLLVIEHGELQGEEIRSILTRDGWRAAATHRDLTLRDRATTALRP from the coding sequence ATGTCCGATCTCTCCCTCGCCTCCGCCGTGCATGCGGCGGCCCGACAGCTCGCAGACGCCGGCGTCACGGATCCTCTCGTCGACGCGGAGCTGCTCGCCGGTCACGTCCTCGGCGCGCGGCGTGGTGAGGTGCAGGCATCGATCATCCGCGGTGATGCGGTGGAGGAGGCGGACGCCGAGGCGTTGCGGGCTCTGGTCGCCCGTCGTGCGAGCAGGGAGCCGTTGCAGCACATCACCGGAACGGCGCCGTTCCGCCACCTCGAGCTCGCGGTCGGGCCCGGAGTCTTCGTCCCGCGACCTGAGACCGAGACGGTCGTGCAGTACGCGATCGACGCGCTCCTCGGGTCCGCGCTTCCCGACCCGATCGGCATCGATCTCGGCACCGGCAGCGGGGCGATAGCACTCGCCATGGCCACCGAGGTGCCCCATGCGCGTATCTTCGCCGCCGAGCTCTCGCCCGACGCGTATCCGTGGGCGGCTCGGAACACGGCGGGGGTGGCCAACCTCACCCTCGTGAACGACGACCTGGCGCACGCGTTCGCGGAGCTGGACGGCACTGCCTCCGTCGTGATCTCGAACCCGCCGTACGTTCCGGACGCCGCGGTGCCTCGTGACCCTGAGGTTCGGCTCTTCGATCCGTCGATGGCGCTGTACGGGGGAGAAGACGGGCTCGACATCGTGCGTGTGCTCAGCGTGCGCGCGCTCGAGCTGCTGCATCCGGGCGGGCTGCTGGTGATCGAGCACGGGGAGCTCCAGGGCGAGGAGATCCGCAGCATCCTCACGCGCGACGGCTGGCGTGCCGCCGCGACGCACCGCGACCTCACCTTGCGAGACCGCGCGACGACCGCTCTGCGTCCCTGA
- a CDS encoding response regulator, with protein sequence MNDPLRVLILDDDFRVGRLHRSIIDDQPGFSALEPVRTLAEARDGIRSSRPDLLLADVFLPDGDGIALVRESGVDAILISAADDAPTIRRALRSGAVGYLLKPFDRRALVGLLERYARYRNLLAGDRPLRQEDTDRALAILHGSGEPVSVSRSATEQLVLAALGDGEASAAEVGERVGISRATAQRHLAALAARAVVEVRLRYGATGRPEHRYAARS encoded by the coding sequence ATGAACGATCCCCTCCGGGTGCTGATCCTCGACGACGACTTCCGCGTCGGACGACTGCACCGGAGCATCATCGACGACCAGCCCGGATTCTCGGCACTGGAGCCCGTCCGCACCCTCGCCGAGGCACGGGACGGCATCCGCTCATCACGCCCTGACCTCCTCCTGGCGGACGTCTTCCTCCCGGACGGAGACGGCATCGCCCTCGTGCGCGAGAGCGGCGTGGACGCGATCCTCATCTCGGCCGCCGACGACGCGCCGACGATTCGACGCGCGCTCAGATCAGGCGCCGTCGGGTACCTGCTGAAGCCGTTCGATCGTCGGGCGCTGGTCGGTCTGCTCGAGCGCTACGCGCGGTACCGCAACCTGCTCGCCGGAGATCGCCCCCTTCGCCAGGAGGACACCGATCGCGCCCTGGCGATCCTCCACGGATCCGGAGAACCGGTGTCCGTCTCGCGATCCGCGACCGAGCAGCTGGTGCTCGCCGCTCTCGGCGACGGCGAGGCGTCGGCGGCAGAAGTCGGAGAGCGCGTCGGGATCTCCCGTGCCACCGCGCAGCGCCACCTCGCGGCTCTCGCTGCTCGGGCGGTCGTGGAGGTCCGCCTGCGCTACGGGGCGACCGGACGGCCGGAGCACCGGTACGCGGCCCGCTCCTGA
- the atpE gene encoding ATP synthase F0 subunit C, whose product MDATTVLADINGHLASVGYGLAAIGPAIGVGIVVGKTIEGVARQPELAGRLQVLMWIGIAFTEALAFVGIAVGFIPFP is encoded by the coding sequence GTGGACGCTACTACGGTTCTCGCAGACATCAACGGTCACCTCGCATCGGTCGGCTACGGCCTCGCAGCGATCGGTCCGGCCATCGGCGTGGGTATCGTCGTCGGCAAGACCATCGAGGGTGTCGCTCGTCAGCCCGAGCTGGCCGGCCGCCTGCAGGTCCTCATGTGGATCGGTATCGCCTTCACCGAGGCGCTTGCATTCGTCGGCATCGCCGTCGGATTCATCCCCTTCCCGTAA
- a CDS encoding MraY family glycosyltransferase, giving the protein MKQYLLTIILTAAITFALTWAVWKLSLRFKLYPGIRERDVHTTPTPRLGGVAIFLGIAAAIGVSALNPFFTTMWMPPQTMWSILAASLLIAVIGVVDDLWDLDWMIKLGAQFLAAGIITVGGGLQILSLPFGDLIVFSSWLSITITMFAIVIVMNAVNFIDGLDGLVAGVCLIANGVFFAYSYILTRDTGASSYFNLASFLAAVLIGACLGFLPFNWSPAKLFMGDSGALVIGLLMATSAIAVTGQLEPSALDPERLGRSQLLGAFIPILLPLLVVLLPLLDFGLAVLRRMNAGKSPFSPDRKHLHHRMLDLGHRDRDAVLIFYAWTAVISLAVLLMYVGAREDWPGQYLPGVVFGLVGIAACLVITLNPLRRRKPAASAESDPTPVESP; this is encoded by the coding sequence GTGAAGCAGTACCTCCTCACGATCATCCTGACCGCCGCGATCACCTTCGCGTTGACCTGGGCGGTCTGGAAGCTGAGCCTGCGTTTCAAGCTGTACCCCGGCATCCGAGAGCGGGATGTGCACACGACTCCCACTCCCCGTCTCGGTGGCGTCGCGATCTTCCTCGGCATCGCAGCGGCGATCGGTGTCTCGGCTCTGAATCCGTTCTTCACCACCATGTGGATGCCGCCGCAGACGATGTGGTCGATCCTCGCCGCATCCCTCTTGATCGCCGTCATCGGCGTCGTCGACGATCTGTGGGATCTCGACTGGATGATCAAGCTCGGCGCACAGTTCCTCGCTGCCGGGATCATCACCGTCGGTGGCGGGCTGCAGATCCTCTCCCTGCCGTTCGGCGATCTGATCGTCTTCTCGAGCTGGCTGAGCATCACCATCACGATGTTCGCGATCGTCATCGTGATGAACGCCGTCAACTTCATCGACGGCCTCGACGGCCTCGTCGCCGGCGTCTGCCTGATCGCGAACGGCGTGTTCTTCGCCTACTCCTACATCCTGACGCGTGACACCGGAGCATCGAGCTACTTCAACCTCGCATCCTTCCTCGCCGCAGTGCTGATCGGCGCGTGCCTCGGCTTCCTCCCGTTCAACTGGAGTCCTGCGAAGCTCTTCATGGGCGATTCGGGAGCGCTCGTGATCGGTCTGCTGATGGCGACGTCCGCGATCGCCGTGACCGGGCAGCTCGAGCCGTCGGCCCTCGATCCCGAGCGACTCGGACGATCGCAGCTCCTCGGCGCGTTCATCCCGATCCTCCTTCCTCTTCTGGTCGTGCTGCTGCCGCTCCTCGATTTCGGGCTCGCAGTGCTGCGACGGATGAACGCGGGGAAGTCGCCGTTCTCACCCGACCGCAAGCACCTGCATCACCGCATGCTCGACCTCGGCCACCGCGACCGCGACGCCGTGCTCATCTTCTACGCCTGGACCGCGGTCATCTCCCTGGCCGTCCTCCTCATGTACGTGGGCGCGCGTGAGGACTGGCCCGGCCAGTACCTCCCCGGAGTCGTGTTCGGCCTGGTGGGAATCGCCGCGTGCCTCGTCATCACCCTGAATCCTCTGCGCCGACGGAAGCCCGCGGCGTCTGCTGAGTCCGACCCGACACCCGTGGAGTCCCCGTGA
- the atpB gene encoding F0F1 ATP synthase subunit A, with amino-acid sequence MPKLASDGEFHGPSIDEFFPEILFEVAGIPVHRIHLVQFLAVVAVVLILVLGTRRMKIVPGRFQSVVEMGLDFVRTNIAHDLLGRKDGNRFLPILTTIFFMVLFMNITGIIPFLNIAGTSIAAVPLTLALVSYITFIYAGIKKSPLGFFKNALFPAGVPWPVYIIVTPIEFLSTFIIRPVTLMLRLLMNMVVGHMLLVLCFAATQFFFFTAGGGWAALGVGTLAFGGAFTLFEILVAVLQAYVFTVLTAVYIQLAVAEEH; translated from the coding sequence ATGCCCAAACTCGCCTCTGACGGCGAGTTCCACGGACCTTCGATCGACGAGTTCTTCCCGGAGATCCTCTTCGAAGTCGCGGGTATCCCCGTGCACCGAATCCACCTCGTGCAGTTCCTCGCCGTGGTCGCCGTCGTGCTGATCCTCGTCCTCGGAACCCGCCGTATGAAGATCGTCCCCGGACGCTTCCAGAGCGTCGTCGAGATGGGGCTGGACTTCGTCCGCACCAATATCGCGCACGATCTGCTCGGACGCAAGGACGGCAACCGATTCCTGCCGATCCTCACCACCATCTTCTTCATGGTGCTGTTCATGAACATCACGGGAATCATCCCGTTCCTGAACATCGCAGGCACGAGCATCGCGGCCGTGCCGCTGACGCTCGCGCTGGTGAGCTACATCACCTTCATCTACGCGGGTATCAAGAAGAGCCCGCTGGGCTTCTTCAAGAACGCGCTGTTCCCGGCCGGCGTTCCGTGGCCGGTCTACATCATCGTGACGCCGATCGAGTTCCTCTCGACGTTCATCATCCGGCCCGTCACGCTGATGCTCCGACTCCTGATGAACATGGTGGTCGGCCACATGCTCCTGGTGCTGTGCTTCGCAGCCACCCAGTTCTTCTTCTTCACCGCAGGTGGCGGCTGGGCCGCTCTCGGTGTCGGAACCCTCGCCTTCGGCGGCGCCTTCACTCTCTTCGAGATCCTGGTCGCCGTTCTCCAGGCATACGTCTTCACCGTCCTCACCGCGGTCTACATCCAGCTCGCGGTCGCAGAAGAGCACTGA